One Benincasa hispida cultivar B227 chromosome 5, ASM972705v1, whole genome shotgun sequence genomic window carries:
- the LOC120078033 gene encoding glutamate-1-semialdehyde 2,1-aminomutase 2, chloroplastic-like, which yields MAGAFAGSVGIGLPCSTKLSHTTSSRSSRFARVKMAVTLDEKKNFTLKKSEEAFNAAKELMPGGVNSPVRAFKSVGGQPIIIDSVKGSHMWDIDGNEYVDYVGSWGPAIIGHADDEVLAALAETMKKGTSFGAPCLLENVLAEMVISAVPSIEMVRFVNSGTEACMGVLRLARAFTGKEKLIKFEGCYHGHADPFLVKAGSGVATLGLPDSPGVPKAATYETLTAPFNDISAVESIFNANKGEIAAIILEPVVGNSGFIPPKPDFLNAIRKLTKENDALLIFDEVMTGFRLSYGGAQEYFGITPDLTTLGKIIGGGLPVGAYGGRREIMEMVAPAGPMYQAGTLSGNPLAMTAGIHTLKRLKEPGTYEYLDKITSELVEGLVAAGKKAGHAICGGYINGMFGFFFTDGPVHNFEDAKKSDTAKFGRFYRGMLEQGVYFAPSQFEAGFTSLAHTSEDIQHTIAAAEKVFKQI from the exons atgGCTGGCGCTTTTGCTGGGTCAGTCGGAATTGGCCTTCCATGCTCCACCAAGCTCTCTCACACAACATCTTCACGATCCTCTCGTTTTGCCCGTGTCAAAATGGCCGTCACTCTCGACGAGAAGAAGAATTTCACTCTCAAGAAGTCTGAAGAGGCTTTCAATGCTGCCAAG GAGCTAATGCCTGGTGGAGTGAATTCCCCTGTTCGTGCTTTCAAATCTGTTGGTGGACAACCAATTATTATCGATTCTGTAAAGGGCTCTCACATGTGGGATATTGATGGTAATGAATATGTTGATTATGTGGGTTCTTGGGGACCGGCGATTATTGGCCATGCTGATGATGAG GTACTTGCTGCCCTAGCTGAAACAATGAAGAAAGGAACCAGCTTTGGCGCCCCGTGCCTTTTAGAAAATGTTTTAGCTGAGATGGTGATATCTGCTGTTCCAAGCATAGAAATGGTTCGGTTTGTTAACTCTGGTACAGAAGCATGCATGGGCGTGCTTCGGCTTGCACGTGCTTTTACTGGCAAGGAgaaactcataaaatttgagGGATGCTACCATGGTCATGCTGATCCATTCCTTGTCAAGGCTGGCAGTGGAGTGGCAACGTTGGGCCTTCCTGATTCTCCTGGTGTCCCCAAAGCAGCTACCTACGAAACTCTTACTGCCCCCTTCAATGATATATCAGCTGTAGAATCCATTTTCAATGCCAATAAAGGAGAGATTGCTGCAATTATCCTTGAGCCAGTTGTTGGAAATTCCGGCTTCATTCCTCCAAAACCTGATTTTCTAAATGCCATACGCAAACTTACCAAGGAAAACGACGCTCTCCTCATATTTGACGAGGTCATGACTGGATTCCGTTTGTCTTACGGTGGAGCTCAGGAGTATTTCGGAATAACACCCGACTTAACAACACTTGGAAAGATCATTGGAGGTGGTCTGCCCGTCGGTGCATATGGTGGACGAAGAGAAATCATGGAAATGGTGGCACCAGCAGGACCAATGTACCAAGCAGGTACCTTGAGCGGGAATCCATTAGCAATGACTGCAGGGATACACACGCTAAAGCGATTAAAAGAACCAGGAACCTACGAATATCTAGACAAGATCACGAGTGAACTTGTTGAAGGTTTGGTGGCTGCTGGGAAGAAGGCTGGGCATGCAATATGTGGAGGGTACATAAATGGGATGTTTGGGTTTTTCTTCACTGATGGCCCAGTTCACAACTTTGAAGATGCTAAGAAGAGTGACACTGCCAAATTTGGTAGGTTTTACAGGGGAATGTTGGAGCAAGGTGTATACTTTGCCCCTTCACAGTTTGAAGCAGGGTTTACCAGCTTGGCACATACTTCAGAAGATATTCAACATACTATAGCAGCAGCTGAGAAGGTTTTCAAGCAAATTTAG